The following proteins come from a genomic window of Pseudomonas hygromyciniae:
- the exbB gene encoding tonB-system energizer ExbB — MTRNNLPASPTKPHSPSRAWRAIAAVLFSALLAPTAAFADATAPATPPAATAPAPAAAAAPEQNAAVPGAPAASPAATDPVATEGVTPQDETGVVLEEDNTLGMAHDLSPWGMYQNADIIVKIVMIGLAIASIITWTIWIAKGFELLGAKRRLRTEIANLKKATTLKEASESAAIKGTLAHLLVHDALEEMRLSANTREKEGIKERVSFRLERLVAACGRNMSNGTGVLATIGSTAPFVGLFGTVWGIMNSFIGIAKTQTTNLAVVAPGIAEALLATALGLVAAIPAVVIYNVFARSIAGYKAQVSDASAEVLLLVSRDLDHLPTERSSQPHMVKVG; from the coding sequence ATGACACGCAATAACCTCCCCGCTTCGCCAACCAAGCCTCACAGTCCATCCCGCGCCTGGCGTGCGATTGCTGCGGTGCTGTTCAGCGCCCTGCTGGCTCCGACCGCCGCGTTCGCCGATGCCACTGCGCCGGCGACCCCACCTGCCGCTACCGCACCAGCCCCGGCTGCGGCCGCCGCACCTGAGCAAAATGCCGCCGTACCAGGTGCCCCGGCTGCCTCACCTGCTGCCACCGACCCTGTCGCCACCGAGGGTGTGACCCCGCAAGATGAAACCGGCGTGGTCCTGGAAGAAGACAACACTCTGGGCATGGCCCACGACCTGTCGCCGTGGGGCATGTACCAGAACGCTGACATCATCGTGAAGATCGTTATGATCGGCCTGGCCATCGCTTCGATCATCACCTGGACCATCTGGATCGCCAAAGGCTTCGAGCTGCTGGGCGCCAAACGCCGCCTGCGCACTGAAATCGCCAACCTGAAAAAAGCCACCACCCTTAAAGAAGCCAGCGAAAGCGCGGCCATCAAGGGCACCCTGGCGCACCTGCTGGTGCACGACGCGCTGGAAGAAATGCGCCTGTCGGCCAACACCCGCGAAAAAGAAGGCATCAAGGAGCGCGTGAGCTTCCGCCTCGAGCGCCTGGTAGCGGCCTGCGGTCGTAACATGAGCAACGGCACTGGCGTGCTGGCAACCATCGGTTCTACCGCGCCGTTCGTCGGTCTGTTCGGTACCGTATGGGGCATCATGAACAGCTTCATCGGCATCGCCAAGACCCAGACCACCAACCTCGCCGTCGTCGCCCCCGGCATCGCCGAAGCCCTGCTGGCAACTGCGCTGGGCCTGGTCGCCGCGATTCCTGCAGTGGTGATCTACAACGTATTCGCCCGCTCGATCGCCGGCTACAAGGCCCAGGTGTCGGATGCTTCGGCAGAAGTCCTGCTGCTGGTCAGCCGTGACCTCGATCACTTGCCTACCGAGCGCAGCTCGCAACCGCACATGGTGAAAGTGGGGTAA
- the exbD gene encoding TonB system transport protein ExbD, translating into MGLHLNQGDDELVENHEINVTPFIDVMLVLLIIFMVAAPLATVDIKVDLPASSAKPAPRPEKPVFLSVKADQRLFLGEEEVKSETLGAVLDARTQGKKDTTIFFQADKGVDYGDLMSVMDALRAAGYLKVGLVGLETAAKK; encoded by the coding sequence ATGGGCCTGCATTTGAATCAAGGTGACGACGAGCTCGTCGAGAACCACGAAATCAACGTCACGCCGTTTATCGACGTGATGCTGGTGCTGCTGATCATCTTCATGGTGGCAGCACCCTTGGCTACGGTGGACATCAAGGTCGACCTCCCCGCCTCCAGCGCGAAACCCGCGCCCCGGCCGGAGAAACCGGTGTTCCTCAGCGTCAAGGCTGACCAGCGCCTGTTCCTGGGCGAAGAAGAAGTCAAATCCGAAACCCTCGGCGCGGTGCTCGATGCGCGCACCCAGGGCAAGAAAGACACGACGATCTTCTTCCAGGCCGACAAGGGCGTGGACTACGGCGACCTGATGAGCGTGATGGATGCCCTGCGGGCCGCCGGCTACCTCAAGGTCGGTCTGGTCGGACTTGAGACGGCAGCCAAAAAATGA
- a CDS encoding TonB family protein, with amino-acid sequence MITTRHKLTRYGTSLAVVLGVHAVAIILAYQWSAPHMVQLPPAAMVIDLAPLPAPPPPAPPKVVTPPQPPAPVEELPLPKLAEAPKPTISVPKPVKPKPKPQPPKPEKKIEPPKEKPSEDPPSESPANNAPSEKSAQPQPGPSPAQIAAKATWESTLLGHLAKYKKYPPGAQARGKEGLNRLRFVVDAEGKVLSYELVGRSGNADLDRATLEMIRRAQPLPKPPADMLKNGSIEIVAPFVYNIEKRRR; translated from the coding sequence ATGATCACGACGCGCCACAAACTGACGCGTTATGGCACCAGCCTCGCCGTCGTGCTGGGCGTCCACGCCGTCGCGATCATCCTCGCGTACCAGTGGTCGGCGCCACATATGGTGCAGTTGCCACCAGCGGCCATGGTCATCGACCTGGCGCCGCTGCCGGCACCACCGCCTCCGGCCCCGCCGAAGGTGGTGACGCCTCCGCAACCACCAGCACCGGTGGAAGAGCTGCCCTTGCCGAAACTGGCAGAGGCCCCCAAGCCGACGATTTCCGTGCCCAAGCCGGTCAAACCCAAGCCTAAGCCACAGCCGCCCAAGCCTGAGAAGAAGATCGAGCCGCCCAAGGAGAAACCTTCCGAGGATCCGCCAAGCGAAAGCCCGGCGAATAATGCGCCTTCGGAAAAGTCGGCGCAGCCGCAACCCGGCCCTTCGCCGGCGCAGATCGCGGCCAAGGCAACGTGGGAAAGTACGCTGCTCGGTCATTTGGCGAAGTACAAGAAGTACCCGCCAGGCGCCCAGGCCCGTGGCAAGGAAGGCTTGAACCGCTTGCGGTTCGTGGTGGATGCCGAAGGTAAGGTGCTGTCCTATGAACTGGTGGGCCGCTCCGGCAACGCCGATCTGGACCGCGCTACCCTGGAGATGATCCGTCGCGCCCAGCCGCTGCCCAAGCCACCGGCCGACATGTTGAAAAACGGCAGCATCGAAATCGTTGCGCCGTTTGTCTACAACATCGAGAAACGCCGCCGCTGA
- a CDS encoding hydrogen peroxide-inducible genes activator: MTLTELRYIVTLAQEQHFGHAAERCHVSQPTLSVGVKKLEDELGVLIFERSKSAVRLTPVGEGIVAQAQKVLEQAQSIRELAQAGKNQLTAPLKVGAIYTVGPYLFPHLIPQLHRVAPQMPLYIEENFTHVLRDKLRNGELDAIIIALPFNEADVLTLPLYDEPFYVLMPASHPWTQKDTIDASLLNDKSLLLLGEGHCFRDQVLEACPTLTKGNDGAKHTTVESSSLETIRHMVASGLGISILPLSAVDSHHYAAGVIEVRPLTPPVPFRTVAIAWRASFPRPKAIDILADSIRLCSVAKPPAAS; the protein is encoded by the coding sequence ATGACTCTTACAGAATTGCGCTACATCGTGACCCTCGCCCAAGAGCAACACTTCGGCCATGCCGCCGAACGTTGCCATGTCAGCCAGCCGACGCTGTCGGTGGGCGTGAAGAAGCTTGAAGACGAACTCGGTGTGCTGATTTTCGAGCGCAGCAAAAGCGCCGTGCGCCTCACCCCGGTAGGCGAAGGCATTGTGGCCCAGGCCCAAAAGGTGCTGGAGCAGGCCCAGAGCATTCGTGAACTGGCCCAGGCCGGCAAGAACCAGCTGACTGCCCCGCTCAAAGTCGGCGCGATCTACACCGTCGGCCCGTACCTGTTCCCGCACCTGATTCCGCAACTGCACCGCGTCGCGCCGCAGATGCCGCTGTATATCGAAGAAAACTTCACCCACGTACTGCGCGACAAACTGCGTAACGGTGAGTTGGACGCGATCATCATCGCCCTGCCGTTCAATGAAGCCGACGTGCTGACATTGCCGCTCTACGACGAGCCGTTCTACGTGCTGATGCCCGCCTCCCACCCGTGGACCCAGAAAGACACGATCGACGCCAGCCTGCTCAACGACAAGAGCCTGCTGCTGCTCGGTGAGGGTCATTGCTTCCGCGACCAGGTCCTGGAAGCCTGCCCGACCCTGACCAAGGGCAACGATGGCGCCAAGCACACCACCGTCGAATCCAGCTCCCTGGAGACCATTCGCCATATGGTGGCGTCCGGCCTGGGTATTTCGATCCTGCCGTTGTCGGCCGTGGACAGCCATCACTACGCCGCCGGCGTGATTGAAGTGCGTCCACTCACCCCGCCCGTGCCGTTCCGCACCGTGGCGATTGCCTGGCGCGCCAGCTTCCCGCGCCCCAAAGCGATCGACATCCTCGCCGACTCAATCCGCCTGTGCTCGGTGGCCAAGCCGCCTGCTGCGAGCTAA
- the recG gene encoding ATP-dependent DNA helicase RecG, whose amino-acid sequence MTELSQVSVTALKGVGEAMAEKLAKVGLENLQDVLFHLPLRYQDRTRVVPIGHLRPGQDAVVEGTVSGADVVMGKRRSLVVRLQDGTGGLSLRFYHFSNAQKEGLKRGTRVRCYGEARPGASGLEIYHPEYRAITGDEPPPVDTTLTPIYPLTEGLTQQRLRQLCMQTLTLLGPQSLPDWLPQELARDYQLAPLADAIRYLHHPPADADVDELALGHHWAQHRLAFEELLTHQLSQQRLRESMRSLRAPAMPKATRLPAQYLANLGFAPTGAQQRVGNEIAYDLSQKEPMLRLIQGDVGAGKTVVAALAALQALEAGYQVALMAPTEILAEQHFITFKRWLEPLGLEVAWLAGKLKGKNRTAALEQIAAGAPMVVGTHALFQDEVKFKNLALVIIDEQHRFGVQQRLALREKGVGGRMNPHQLIMTATPIPRTLAMSAYADLDTSILDELPPGRTPVNTVLVTDTRRVEVIERVRGACAEGRQAYWVCTLIEESEELTCQAAETTYEDLTSALGELKVGLIHGRMKPAEKAAVMAEFKAGNLQLLVATTVIEVGVDVPNASLMIIENPERLGLAQLHQLRGRVGRGSAASHCVLLYHPPLSQIGRQRLGIMRETNDGFVIAEKDLELRGPGEMLGTRQTGLLQFKVADLMRDADLLPAVRDAAQALLERWPHHVSPLLDRWLRHGQQYGQV is encoded by the coding sequence ATGACTGAGCTTTCGCAGGTGTCGGTGACGGCACTCAAGGGTGTCGGTGAAGCCATGGCCGAGAAACTGGCCAAGGTTGGCCTGGAAAACCTCCAGGACGTGCTGTTTCACCTGCCCCTGCGCTATCAGGACCGCACCCGCGTAGTGCCCATCGGCCATCTGCGCCCTGGGCAGGATGCCGTGGTCGAAGGCACCGTCAGCGGTGCCGATGTGGTGATGGGCAAGCGCCGCAGCCTGGTGGTGCGCCTGCAGGACGGCACCGGCGGCCTGAGCCTGCGCTTCTACCATTTCAGTAACGCGCAAAAGGAAGGCCTCAAGCGTGGTACCCGTGTGCGTTGCTACGGCGAAGCCCGGCCGGGCGCGTCGGGCCTGGAAATCTACCATCCGGAATACCGTGCCATTACCGGCGACGAACCGCCTCCGGTAGACACCACCCTCACCCCCATCTACCCACTCACCGAAGGCCTGACGCAACAGCGCCTGCGCCAGTTGTGCATGCAGACCCTGACCCTGCTCGGCCCGCAGAGCCTGCCCGACTGGCTGCCGCAAGAGCTGGCCCGCGACTACCAATTGGCCCCCCTGGCTGACGCGATTCGCTATCTGCATCATCCTCCGGCCGATGCCGATGTGGATGAGCTGGCCCTGGGGCATCACTGGGCCCAGCATCGCCTGGCCTTCGAAGAGTTGCTGACCCACCAACTGTCCCAGCAACGCCTGCGCGAAAGCATGCGCTCCCTACGTGCCCCGGCGATGCCCAAGGCCACGCGCCTGCCCGCGCAGTACTTGGCCAACCTCGGTTTTGCGCCGACCGGCGCGCAGCAGCGCGTAGGCAATGAAATCGCCTACGACTTGAGCCAGAAAGAACCCATGCTGCGCCTGATCCAGGGCGATGTTGGCGCCGGCAAGACCGTGGTCGCCGCCCTGGCCGCACTGCAGGCCCTGGAGGCCGGTTACCAGGTGGCGCTGATGGCGCCGACCGAGATCCTCGCCGAGCAGCACTTCATCACCTTCAAACGCTGGCTCGAACCCCTGGGCCTGGAAGTGGCGTGGCTGGCGGGCAAGCTCAAGGGCAAGAACCGCACGGCCGCCCTGGAGCAGATCGCCGCCGGCGCGCCGATGGTGGTCGGCACCCACGCGCTGTTCCAGGATGAGGTTAAATTCAAGAACCTGGCCCTGGTGATCATCGACGAGCAGCACCGTTTCGGCGTGCAGCAACGCCTGGCCCTGCGCGAAAAAGGCGTGGGCGGGCGGATGAACCCGCACCAGTTGATCATGACCGCCACGCCGATCCCGCGCACGCTGGCCATGAGTGCCTACGCTGACCTCGACACCTCGATCCTCGACGAACTGCCGCCGGGCCGAACGCCCGTCAACACGGTGCTGGTCACCGACACCCGCCGCGTCGAAGTGATCGAGCGCGTGCGCGGTGCCTGCGCCGAAGGGCGCCAGGCCTATTGGGTTTGCACGCTGATCGAAGAGTCCGAAGAGCTGACCTGCCAGGCCGCCGAAACCACCTACGAAGACCTCACTAGCGCCTTGGGCGAGCTCAAGGTCGGGCTGATCCATGGGCGCATGAAGCCTGCGGAAAAAGCCGCGGTGATGGCCGAGTTCAAGGCCGGCAACCTGCAACTGCTGGTGGCGACTACCGTGATTGAAGTCGGCGTGGATGTACCCAACGCCAGCCTGATGATCATCGAAAACCCCGAGCGCCTGGGCCTGGCGCAACTGCACCAACTACGCGGCCGTGTCGGCCGGGGCAGTGCCGCCAGCCACTGTGTGTTGCTCTACCATCCGCCGCTGTCGCAGATTGGCCGCCAGCGCCTGGGGATCATGCGCGAGACCAACGACGGCTTCGTGATCGCCGAAAAGGACCTGGAACTGCGCGGCCCCGGCGAGATGCTCGGCACCCGCCAGACCGGGCTGCTGCAATTCAAGGTGGCCGACCTGATGCGCGACGCCGACCTGTTGCCCGCCGTACGCGACGCCGCCCAGGCCCTGCTGGAGCGCTGGCCGCACCACGTCAGCCCGCTGCTGGATCGCTGGCTGCGCCACGGCCAACAATATGGCCAGGTCTGA
- a CDS encoding aminoacyl-tRNA deacylase and HDOD domain-containing protein — MSELAHATAPPTAPTVIRDLLAKLAVSYKEVAEHPGLNPARKVQAVLLDDAVGALMVLFPQSQLLDLNRLTELTGRNLTAVAPERLERMLGKHSLSLLPGLPPLTSSPCLYEESLLREPTLLVHSGEATVLLEIASEDFKRMLNKASAAKFGEPLSSIRPNFDRPNDDRDEISQAMQAFTARRIQQRLEATIEIPPLADTAQKIIKLRVDPNATIDDITGVVETDPALAAQVVSWAASPYYASPGKIRSVEDAIVRVLGFDLVINLALGLALGKTLSLPKDHPQQATPYWHQSIYTAAVIEGLTRAMPRAQRPEAGLTYLAGLLHNFGYLLLAHVFPPHFSLICRHLEVNPHLCHSYVEQHLLGISREQIGAWLMRYWDMPQELSTALRFQHDPSYDGQYAEYPNLVCLAVRLLRGRGIGSGPEAEIPDELLERLGLDRTKAEDVVSRVLDAEVLLRELASQFSQG; from the coding sequence ATGTCAGAACTTGCCCACGCCACAGCCCCGCCGACCGCACCCACGGTCATTCGGGACCTGCTCGCAAAACTCGCCGTCAGCTACAAGGAAGTCGCCGAACACCCAGGCCTGAACCCAGCGCGCAAGGTTCAAGCGGTACTGCTCGATGACGCCGTGGGCGCCCTGATGGTGCTGTTCCCCCAGAGCCAGCTGCTGGATCTCAATCGCCTGACCGAACTGACCGGCCGCAACCTCACCGCCGTGGCTCCGGAACGCCTGGAGCGTATGCTCGGCAAACACAGCCTGAGCCTGCTGCCTGGCCTGCCACCGCTGACCAGCTCACCGTGCCTGTACGAAGAAAGCCTGCTGCGCGAGCCGACTTTACTGGTGCACTCGGGCGAAGCCACGGTGCTGCTGGAAATCGCCAGCGAAGACTTCAAGCGCATGCTGAACAAAGCCAGTGCGGCCAAATTCGGCGAGCCCTTGAGCAGCATCCGGCCCAACTTCGACCGCCCCAACGACGACCGCGACGAGATCTCCCAGGCGATGCAGGCGTTTACCGCCCGGCGCATCCAGCAACGCCTGGAAGCCACCATCGAGATCCCGCCGCTGGCCGACACCGCGCAGAAGATCATCAAGCTGCGGGTCGATCCCAACGCGACCATCGATGACATCACTGGCGTCGTGGAAACCGACCCGGCCCTGGCCGCGCAAGTAGTGAGCTGGGCGGCATCGCCGTACTACGCCTCGCCGGGCAAGATCCGCTCGGTAGAGGACGCCATTGTGCGCGTGCTGGGCTTCGACCTGGTGATCAACCTGGCCCTGGGCCTGGCGCTGGGCAAGACCCTGAGCCTGCCCAAGGACCATCCGCAACAGGCCACGCCTTACTGGCACCAGTCGATCTACACCGCGGCAGTGATCGAAGGCCTGACCCGCGCCATGCCCCGCGCCCAGCGCCCGGAAGCCGGCCTGACCTACCTGGCGGGCCTGCTGCACAACTTTGGCTATCTGTTGCTGGCCCACGTCTTCCCGCCGCACTTCTCGCTGATCTGCCGGCACCTGGAGGTCAACCCGCACCTGTGCCACAGCTATGTCGAGCAGCACTTGCTGGGGATCAGCCGCGAGCAGATCGGCGCCTGGCTGATGCGTTACTGGGATATGCCGCAAGAGCTGTCCACGGCCCTGCGCTTTCAGCACGACCCAAGCTACGACGGCCAGTACGCCGAATACCCGAACCTGGTGTGCCTGGCCGTGCGCTTGCTGCGCGGGCGCGGGATTGGCTCCGGGCCTGAAGCCGAGATTCCAGACGAGCTGCTGGAGCGCCTGGGCCTGGACCGGACCAAAGCGGAGGATGTGGTGAGCAGGGTGCTGGATGCTGAGGTGTTGCTGCGGGAGTTGGCGTCGCAGTTCAGCCAGGGGTAA
- a CDS encoding helicase, with the protein MKFRFLLWVLGLMMAKASRNNPAFQQQLGDKDLAFQLQTLDGKVARHFIVKHQRITSRSGVHPEPAFAIAFKDAAYGFATMQAKNKQLAFMTGIQDKSIQIKGNPALVMWFQGLTKYLKPKKKK; encoded by the coding sequence ATGAAATTTCGTTTTCTCCTGTGGGTGCTGGGCCTGATGATGGCCAAAGCCAGCCGCAACAACCCCGCGTTCCAACAGCAGTTGGGTGACAAGGACCTGGCGTTCCAGTTGCAGACCCTCGACGGCAAGGTTGCCCGTCACTTCATCGTCAAACACCAGCGCATCACCAGCCGCTCGGGTGTCCACCCTGAGCCTGCGTTCGCCATTGCCTTTAAAGACGCCGCCTACGGCTTCGCCACGATGCAGGCGAAGAACAAGCAACTGGCGTTCATGACGGGGATTCAGGACAAGTCGATCCAGATCAAGGGCAACCCGGCGCTGGTGATGTGGTTCCAGGGGTTGACCAAGTATTTGAAGCCGAAGAAAAAGAAGTAG
- a CDS encoding HU family DNA-binding protein, translated as MRKPELAAAIAEKADLTKEQANRVLNAVLEEITGALHRKDSVTLVGFGTFLQRHRGARTGKNPQTGEPVKIKASNTVAFKPGKSLKDSVNP; from the coding sequence ATGCGTAAACCAGAACTCGCAGCCGCCATTGCAGAAAAAGCAGACCTGACCAAAGAACAGGCCAACCGCGTCCTCAACGCCGTTCTTGAAGAAATTACTGGCGCATTGCACCGCAAAGACAGCGTCACCCTGGTTGGCTTCGGCACCTTCTTGCAACGCCACCGCGGCGCCCGCACCGGCAAAAACCCGCAAACCGGCGAGCCAGTGAAAATCAAGGCCAGCAACACCGTAGCGTTCAAACCGGGCAAGTCGCTCAAAGACAGCGTCAACCCGTAA
- a CDS encoding NAD(P)/FAD-dependent oxidoreductase yields the protein MSAPVVIIGTGLAGYNLAREFRKLDSETPLLLITADDGRSYSKPMLSTGFGKNKDADGLSMATPGAMAEQLKAEVRTHTRISGIDPGHKRLWIGEEAVAYRDLILAWGAQTVQVPVEGDAAELIFPINDLEDYARFRHAAAGKRRVLLLGAGLIGCEFANDLILGGYTIDLVAPCEQVMPTLLHPAAAAAVQAGLEGLGARFHLGPVLNRLQRTADGLEAHLSDGTVIECDLVVSAIGLRPRVDLAAAAGLQINRGIMVDRHLKTSHANIYALGDCAEVDGLNLLYVMPLMSCARALAQTLAGNATAVNYGPMPVTVKTPACPLVVSPPPRGTEGVWSVEGQGGDIKALCRDASGRLLGYALTGTAVMEKLALNKELPPLLA from the coding sequence ATGAGCGCACCTGTCGTGATCATCGGTACGGGCTTGGCCGGTTACAACCTGGCTCGGGAGTTTCGCAAGCTCGACAGCGAAACCCCGCTGTTGCTGATCACCGCAGATGACGGGCGCTCCTACTCCAAGCCCATGCTCTCCACCGGCTTTGGCAAAAACAAGGATGCCGATGGCCTGAGCATGGCGACCCCTGGCGCCATGGCCGAGCAACTCAAGGCTGAAGTGCGCACCCATACCCGTATCAGCGGCATCGATCCTGGTCATAAGCGCCTGTGGATTGGCGAGGAGGCGGTGGCCTACCGCGACCTGATCCTGGCCTGGGGCGCCCAGACGGTACAGGTACCGGTCGAGGGCGATGCCGCTGAACTGATTTTTCCGATCAACGACCTGGAAGACTACGCGCGCTTTCGCCACGCCGCCGCCGGCAAGCGCCGCGTGCTGCTATTGGGCGCTGGCCTGATCGGCTGTGAGTTTGCCAACGACCTGATCCTCGGCGGCTACACCATCGACCTGGTGGCGCCGTGCGAGCAAGTCATGCCGACCCTGCTGCACCCGGCAGCGGCTGCAGCGGTGCAGGCCGGGCTCGAAGGCCTCGGTGCGCGCTTCCACCTGGGGCCGGTGCTCAACCGCCTTCAGCGCACGGCTGACGGCCTGGAAGCCCACCTCTCCGATGGCACGGTAATCGAATGCGACCTGGTGGTCTCCGCCATTGGCTTGCGTCCACGGGTGGACCTGGCGGCTGCGGCCGGCCTGCAAATCAACCGTGGGATCATGGTCGACCGCCACCTCAAGACCTCCCACGCCAATATCTACGCCCTGGGCGACTGCGCCGAGGTCGATGGCCTGAACCTGCTGTACGTCATGCCCCTGATGAGCTGCGCCCGCGCCCTGGCCCAGACCCTGGCGGGCAACGCCACGGCCGTCAACTACGGGCCGATGCCGGTCACGGTGAAAACCCCGGCGTGCCCGCTGGTGGTCTCGCCACCGCCACGGGGCACTGAAGGCGTGTGGAGCGTCGAAGGGCAGGGCGGCGACATCAAAGCCTTGTGCCGCGACGCCAGCGGCCGTCTGCTGGGCTACGCGCTTACCGGCACGGCAGTCATGGAAAAACTGGCCCTGAATAAAGAACTTCCGCCACTGCTGGCGTAA
- a CDS encoding rubredoxin, protein MKKWQCVVCGLIYDEKDGWPDDGIAPGTLWQDVPEDWLCPDCGVGKMDFEMIEIG, encoded by the coding sequence ATGAAGAAGTGGCAATGTGTAGTTTGCGGCCTGATCTATGACGAGAAGGACGGTTGGCCGGATGATGGGATCGCCCCAGGCACCCTGTGGCAAGACGTCCCGGAAGACTGGCTGTGCCCGGACTGTGGCGTCGGCAAAATGGATTTCGAAATGATCGAAATCGGTTGA
- a CDS encoding chorismate--pyruvate lyase family protein, whose amino-acid sequence MPHSIAVPDACQWLNQSLLHPLPAPPALDWLFDEGSLTRRLTHLSNDGFSVTPLFEGWQPLRDDECAALDLPAASIGWVREVYLRGHGQAWVFARSVAARSALQGDGLHMDELGSRSLGELLFCDQAFTRQAIEVCHYPRAWLPTADQANGLWARRSRFDRGALSVLVAEVFLPSLWQAVHQSVENC is encoded by the coding sequence GTGCCGCATTCGATTGCCGTTCCCGATGCTTGCCAATGGTTGAACCAGAGCCTTCTGCACCCTCTGCCCGCACCTCCTGCCCTCGACTGGCTGTTCGATGAGGGCTCGCTGACCCGCCGCCTGACGCACCTGTCCAACGATGGTTTCAGTGTTACGCCACTGTTCGAAGGCTGGCAGCCCCTGCGAGACGACGAATGCGCCGCCCTCGACCTGCCAGCCGCCAGTATCGGCTGGGTCCGCGAGGTGTATTTGCGCGGTCACGGCCAGGCCTGGGTGTTCGCCCGCAGCGTGGCGGCGCGCAGTGCCTTGCAGGGCGACGGCTTGCATATGGATGAATTGGGCAGTCGTTCCCTGGGTGAGTTGCTGTTTTGTGACCAGGCATTCACCCGCCAGGCCATCGAGGTCTGCCACTACCCACGCGCCTGGCTGCCGACGGCGGATCAGGCCAATGGCTTGTGGGCGCGGCGCTCGCGCTTTGATCGCGGCGCGTTAAGTGTCTTGGTGGCGGAAGTGTTCCTGCCGAGCCTGTGGCAAGCAGTGCACCAATCTGTGGAGAATTGCTGA
- the ubiA gene encoding 4-hydroxybenzoate octaprenyltransferase codes for MYQRLLKSLDHLNPRAWDFVQLTRMDKPIGIYLLLWPTLWALWIAGKGSPSLSNIVIFVLGVTLTRAAGCVINDWADRKVDGHVKRTAQRPLASGKISSKEALVFFAVLMSISFLLVLLTNAATIWLSLGGLALAVSYPFMKRYTYYPQVVLGAAFSWGMPMAFTAETGSLPAIAWLLYIANLLWTVAYDTYYAMTDRDDDLKIGVKSTAILFGDADRIIILTLQGLALLCLLLAGSRFELGGWFHLGLVAAAGCFAWEFWYTRDRDRMKCFKAFLHNHWAGLAIFLGIVADYAFR; via the coding sequence ATGTATCAGCGCCTGCTCAAATCCCTGGACCATCTGAACCCACGGGCCTGGGACTTCGTTCAATTGACCCGGATGGACAAGCCCATCGGCATCTATCTGCTGCTGTGGCCCACCCTGTGGGCGCTGTGGATCGCCGGCAAGGGCTCGCCGTCGTTGAGCAATATCGTGATTTTTGTCTTGGGCGTGACACTGACCCGGGCAGCGGGCTGTGTGATCAATGACTGGGCTGACCGCAAGGTCGACGGCCATGTGAAGCGCACCGCGCAGCGCCCGCTGGCGAGCGGCAAGATCAGTTCCAAAGAAGCTTTGGTGTTCTTTGCGGTGCTGATGTCCATCAGTTTCCTGCTGGTGCTGCTGACCAACGCCGCCACCATCTGGCTATCCCTGGGCGGCCTGGCGCTGGCTGTCAGTTATCCCTTCATGAAGCGCTACACCTATTACCCGCAGGTGGTGCTGGGCGCAGCGTTTTCCTGGGGCATGCCCATGGCGTTTACCGCCGAGACCGGCAGCCTGCCGGCCATTGCGTGGCTGCTGTATATCGCCAACCTGCTGTGGACGGTGGCCTACGACACCTATTACGCGATGACCGACCGCGATGACGATCTGAAAATCGGCGTCAAATCCACCGCGATCCTGTTTGGCGATGCCGACCGGATCATCATCCTCACCCTGCAGGGGTTGGCGCTGCTCTGCCTGCTGCTGGCGGGCTCGCGCTTCGAACTGGGTGGCTGGTTCCATCTGGGGCTAGTGGCGGCGGCAGGGTGTTTTGCCTGGGAGTTCTGGTACACCCGGGATCGCGACCGGATGAAATGCTTCAAGGCGTTTTTGCACAACCATTGGGCCGGGTTGGCGATTTTTCTCGGGATTGTGGCCGATTACGCCTTCCGATAA
- a CDS encoding COG4315 family predicted lipoprotein — MNQRIFSWKALLVTAALTLPTLAVAADPAMTKDGMLVDHKGMALYTFAKDADGKSACNDKCATNWPPLKAESTDKPMGKWTVITRDDNTSQWAYDGKPLYTFIADKKAGDATGDGKMDGAWKIAKP; from the coding sequence ATGAATCAACGTATTTTTTCCTGGAAAGCCCTGCTGGTCACGGCGGCGTTGACGCTGCCGACACTGGCTGTTGCGGCGGATCCAGCCATGACTAAAGACGGGATGTTGGTGGATCACAAGGGGATGGCGCTCTATACCTTCGCCAAGGATGCTGATGGCAAGTCTGCCTGCAATGACAAGTGCGCTACCAACTGGCCACCGTTGAAGGCCGAGTCCACCGATAAGCCAATGGGCAAGTGGACCGTCATCACCCGTGACGACAACACCAGCCAGTGGGCCTATGACGGCAAGCCGTTGTATACCTTCATTGCCGACAAGAAGGCCGGCGACGCGACCGGTGACGGCAAAATGGATGGCGCCTGGAAGATCGCCAAACCCTAA